The following coding sequences are from one Rathayibacter sp. VKM Ac-2760 window:
- a CDS encoding phosphoribosylaminoimidazolesuccinocarboxamide synthase, giving the protein MTRDDSPAYDPSAPLPGWQHAYSGKVRDLYTPDDADPVLGADRMLVVASDRVSAFDTVLEPGIPGKGELLTELSLWWFGQLADVPNHLVAGEIPEPVRGRAMLVQTLDMFPIECVVRGYLSGSGLKEYRATGAVSGVALPEGLNDGDVLPEPIYTPAWKAPQGEHDENISFERTVELVGEDAAEALRTLSLHVYREAAAIALRSGVILADTKFEFGVDRATGVVTLGDEVLTSDSSRYWDAVEYDAGVRGQSFDKQIVRDWIGDNWDGQGEPPRLPHEIVVRTAGRYRELIERLTH; this is encoded by the coding sequence GTGACTCGCGACGACTCCCCGGCCTACGACCCCAGCGCCCCCCTGCCCGGCTGGCAGCACGCCTACTCCGGCAAGGTGCGCGACCTCTACACCCCCGACGACGCGGACCCGGTGCTCGGCGCCGACCGGATGCTCGTCGTCGCCAGCGACCGGGTCAGCGCCTTCGACACCGTCCTCGAGCCCGGCATCCCCGGCAAGGGCGAGCTGCTGACCGAGCTGTCGCTGTGGTGGTTCGGCCAGCTGGCCGACGTGCCCAACCACCTCGTCGCGGGCGAGATCCCGGAGCCGGTGCGCGGTCGCGCGATGCTCGTGCAGACGCTGGACATGTTCCCGATCGAGTGCGTCGTCCGCGGCTACCTCTCCGGCAGCGGTCTCAAGGAGTACCGGGCGACGGGCGCGGTCTCCGGCGTCGCCCTGCCCGAGGGCCTGAACGACGGCGACGTGCTGCCCGAGCCGATCTACACCCCCGCCTGGAAGGCGCCGCAGGGCGAGCACGACGAGAACATCTCCTTCGAGCGCACCGTCGAGCTCGTCGGCGAGGACGCGGCGGAGGCGCTGCGCACCCTCTCGCTGCACGTCTACCGCGAGGCCGCGGCGATCGCCCTGCGCAGCGGCGTCATCCTCGCGGACACCAAGTTCGAGTTCGGCGTCGACCGCGCGACCGGCGTCGTCACCCTCGGCGACGAGGTGCTCACCAGCGACTCCTCGCGCTACTGGGACGCGGTCGAGTACGACGCTGGCGTCCGCGGGCAGTCGTTCGACAAGCAGATCGTGCGCGACTGGATCGGCGACAACTGGGACGGCCAGGGCGAGCCGCCCCGCCTCCCGCACGAGATCGTCGTCCGCACGGCCGGCCGCTACCGCGAGCTGATCGAGCGCCTCACGCACTGA